The following proteins come from a genomic window of Nocardioides albertanoniae:
- the trxA gene encoding thioredoxin produces MPTVELGAENFESTVTDNEIVLVDFWASWCGPCRQFSPIYDAASEEHPEIVFGKVDTEAEQALAGAASITSIPTLMAFKKGNLVFSQPGALPAPALKQVIDAVVELDVDKALAEQDAQQSGE; encoded by the coding sequence ATGCCCACCGTCGAGCTCGGCGCAGAGAACTTCGAGAGCACCGTCACCGACAACGAGATCGTCCTCGTCGACTTCTGGGCGTCCTGGTGCGGCCCGTGCCGCCAGTTCAGCCCGATCTACGATGCCGCCTCCGAGGAGCACCCCGAGATCGTCTTCGGCAAGGTCGACACCGAAGCCGAGCAGGCGCTCGCCGGTGCCGCCAGCATCACCTCGATCCCGACGTTGATGGCCTTCAAGAAGGGCAACCTCGTCTTCTCCCAGCCCGGTGCGCTCCCCGCACCCGCGCTGAAGCAGGTCATCGACGCCGTCGTCGAGCTCGACGTCGACAAGGCGCTGGCCGAGCAGGACGCGCAGCAGTCCGGCGAGTAA
- a CDS encoding chorismate mutase, whose translation MTEPESPESAAHAELLRLRGSIDNLDAALVHLLAERFKCTEQVGRLKAHAGFPPADPNRESVQIERLRRLSDDAGLDPEFAEKILNVIIAEVIRNHRQFVED comes from the coding sequence GTGACCGAACCAGAGAGTCCAGAGAGTGCCGCCCACGCCGAGCTCCTGCGCCTGCGAGGCAGCATCGACAACCTCGACGCCGCTCTCGTCCACCTCCTCGCCGAGCGCTTCAAGTGCACCGAGCAGGTGGGCCGGCTCAAGGCGCACGCAGGCTTCCCACCTGCCGATCCCAATCGCGAGTCGGTCCAGATCGAGCGGCTCCGGCGGCTCTCCGACGACGCCGGCCTCGATCCCGAGTTCGCCGAGAAGATCCTCAACGTGATCATCGCCGAGGTGATCCGCAACCACCGGCAGTTCGTGGAGGACTGA